A single genomic interval of Arachis duranensis cultivar V14167 chromosome 7, aradu.V14167.gnm2.J7QH, whole genome shotgun sequence harbors:
- the LOC107458861 gene encoding uncharacterized protein LOC107458861, giving the protein MGTIIEDDSFTKPLGRWPVFYYGMGHMLNDITAACWFTYLLLFLTDIGLSPRDAAVVMLSGQVADGFATIFAGELIDRFGHFKIWHAAGSILVAVSFSSVFGGCLPCKIFGSNSKTFETASYSVFAAIFNVGWAATQVSHMSMVTCITLNSTSRVALASCRNAFTMVANLSLYGVALILFSVISGKTYAGVENQYRWIAYLSILIGCCFVGIFHLATKEPRLKVGVHGSVHARISWVYWFKRVLYYQVALVYVLTRLVLNVSQAYLAFFVINDLHMAQSAKALVPAIIYICSFAVSIALQEIAWTGRRLKAYYSAGCILWIFCGAVILLLTRNMSYVMYIVSVFIGIANALMTVTAVSMQNFLIGEDLNGCAFVCGSLSFVDKISCGLALYVLQSYQNVSPQLQGTQMVLSVTRLGLGLVPALCALVGVAVTCTMDFNNPSKSLTAPLLV; this is encoded by the exons ATGGGTACTATCATTGAAGATGACTCATTTACTAAGCCCTTAGGAAGATGGCCTGTCTTCTATTATGGCATGGGACACATGCTTAATGACATTACGGCTGCTTGTTGGTTCACCTATCTATTATTGTTCTTGACGGATATTGGACTTTCACCAAG GGATGCAGCGGTTGTGATGCTTTCAGGTCAAGTGGCTGATGGTTTTGCCACCATATTTGCTGGTGAACTG ATAGACAGATTTGGGCATTTCAAGATTTGGCATGCTGCCGGATCCATATTGGTggctgtttctttttcttctgtttttggaGGTTGTCTACCATGTAAAATCTTCGGTTCCAACTCTAAAACATTCGAAACTGCCAGTTACAGTGTATTTGCAGCAATCTTCAATGTAGGCTGGGCTGCTACTCAGGTTTCACACAT GTCCATGGTTACTTGCATCACATTGAACTCTACCAGCAGAGTGGCACTAGCTAGCTGTCGCAATGCTTTTACCATG GTTGCCAACCTAAGCCTTTATGGAGTTGCGTTGATATTATTCAGTGTCATTAGTGGGAAAACATATGCTGGTGTTGAAAATCAG TACCGTTGGATTGCATATCTGTCAATTCTTATTGGCTGCTGCTTCGTCGGGATATTTCATCTTGCAACCAAAGAACCCAG ATTGAAGGTTGGTGTACATGGATCAGTTCATGCTAGGATTTCATGGGTCTATTGGTTCAAGAGAGTTTTGTATTATCAGGTTGCTCTTGTTTATGTTCTCACGAGATTAGTTCTCAACGTTTCACAG GCATACCTTGCATTCTTTGTCATCAATGACCTACATATGGCCCAATCAGCCAAAGCTTTG GTTCCTGCTATTATATACATATGCAGTTTCGCTGTATCTATTGCATTACAG gaGATTGCATGGACCGGTCGAAGGCTGAAGGCCTACTACTCTGCTGGGTGCATTCTTTGGATTTTTTGCGGTGCTGTGATCCTTCTTTTAACAAGAAATATGAGTTATGTGATGTACATAGTATCAGTATTTATTGGCATAGCAAATGCTCTGATGACG GTGACTGCAGTAAGCATGCAAAATTTTCTCATTGGTGAGGACCTTAATGGCTGTGCATTTGTTTGTGGATCATTGAGCTTTGTGGACAAAATTTCATGCGGGCTTGCTTTATATGTTCTTCAGTCATATCAAA ATGTGTCTCCACAGCTCCAAGGAACACAAATGGTCCTTTCAGTTACAAGGTTAGGTTTGGGTCTTGTTCCTGCATTATGTGCACTAGTTGGTGTGGCAGTAACTTGCACTATGGATTTCAACAACCCTTCAAAATCTTTGACAGCACCGCTGCTAGTTTAG